Proteins encoded in a region of the Streptomyces sp. PCS3-D2 genome:
- the dxs gene encoding 1-deoxy-D-xylulose-5-phosphate synthase has protein sequence MLLTRIKGPRDLDLLSQEELIQLAAEIRSFLVDAVSKTGGHLGPNLGVVELTIALHRVFESPKDKVLFDTGHQAYVHKLLTGRQDFAGLRSKGGLSGYPSRAESDHDVIENSHASTVLGWADGLAKANEVLGREDHHVAAVIGDGALTGGMAWEALNNIAAAKDRPLVIVVNDNERSYGPTIGGLANHLATLRTTDGYERFLARGKEILERTPVVGKPLFETLHGAKKGLKDFIAPQGMFEDLGLKYIGPIDGHDIEALESALQRAKRFSGPVIVHCLTQKGRGYTHAEQDEADRFHGIGPIHPDTGLPVSTDAASWTSVFADEMVRLGKERKDIVGITAAMLQPVGLKKFADAFPDRIYDVGIAEQHGATSAAGLATGGAHPVFAVYATFLNRAFDQVLMDVALHKCGVTFVLDRAGVTGTDGASHNGMWDMSILQVVPGLRLAAPRDAEQLRAQLREAVEVKDAPTVVRFSKGVVGPAVPAVGRIGGMDVLRAPAADATLSLDSSNLGSAPTDVLLVSVGALAPMCLEIADLLDKQGITSTVVDPRWVKPVDEALAPLADRHRVVVTVEDNGRAGGVGSAVSQALRDAGVDVPLRDFGIPQRFLDHASRKEVLAEIGLTAPDIARHVTGLVAKLDGRYDSESAATVD, from the coding sequence GTGCTGCTGACCCGCATCAAGGGACCGCGCGATCTGGACCTGCTCAGCCAGGAGGAGCTGATCCAGCTCGCCGCAGAGATCAGGTCCTTCCTCGTCGACGCCGTCTCCAAGACCGGCGGGCACCTCGGCCCCAACCTCGGCGTGGTCGAACTGACGATCGCCCTGCACCGGGTCTTCGAATCGCCCAAGGACAAGGTCCTCTTCGACACCGGCCACCAGGCCTACGTCCACAAGCTGCTCACGGGCCGCCAGGACTTCGCGGGGCTGCGCTCCAAGGGCGGCCTGTCCGGCTACCCCTCGCGCGCCGAGTCCGACCACGACGTGATCGAGAACTCGCACGCCTCCACCGTCCTGGGCTGGGCCGACGGACTCGCCAAGGCCAACGAGGTGCTGGGCCGCGAGGACCACCACGTCGCCGCCGTCATCGGCGACGGCGCCCTGACCGGCGGCATGGCCTGGGAGGCGCTGAACAACATCGCCGCCGCCAAGGACCGCCCGCTCGTCATCGTCGTCAACGACAACGAGCGCTCCTACGGCCCGACCATCGGCGGCCTCGCCAACCACCTGGCGACCCTGCGCACCACCGACGGCTACGAGCGCTTCCTGGCCCGCGGCAAGGAGATCCTGGAGCGCACCCCCGTCGTCGGGAAGCCGCTCTTCGAGACCCTGCACGGCGCCAAGAAGGGCCTCAAGGACTTCATCGCCCCGCAGGGCATGTTCGAGGACCTGGGCCTGAAGTACATCGGCCCCATCGACGGCCACGACATCGAGGCCCTGGAGTCGGCCCTGCAGCGCGCCAAGCGCTTCAGCGGCCCGGTCATCGTGCACTGCCTCACCCAGAAGGGCCGCGGCTACACCCACGCGGAGCAGGACGAGGCCGACCGCTTCCACGGCATCGGTCCCATCCACCCCGACACCGGCCTGCCCGTCTCCACCGACGCCGCCAGCTGGACCTCCGTCTTCGCCGACGAGATGGTCCGGCTCGGCAAGGAGCGCAAGGACATCGTCGGCATCACCGCGGCCATGCTCCAGCCGGTCGGTCTGAAGAAGTTCGCGGACGCCTTCCCGGACCGCATCTACGACGTCGGCATCGCCGAGCAGCACGGCGCCACCTCCGCGGCGGGCCTCGCCACCGGCGGCGCCCACCCGGTCTTCGCGGTGTACGCCACCTTCCTCAACCGCGCCTTCGACCAGGTCCTGATGGACGTCGCGCTGCACAAGTGCGGAGTCACCTTCGTCCTGGACCGCGCCGGTGTCACCGGCACCGACGGCGCCTCCCACAACGGCATGTGGGACATGTCCATCCTCCAGGTGGTCCCGGGTCTGCGCCTGGCCGCCCCGCGCGACGCCGAGCAGCTGCGGGCGCAGCTGCGCGAGGCCGTCGAGGTCAAGGACGCGCCGACCGTGGTGCGCTTCTCCAAGGGCGTCGTCGGCCCGGCCGTCCCGGCCGTCGGCCGGATCGGCGGCATGGACGTGCTGCGCGCACCGGCCGCCGACGCCACCCTGTCCCTCGACTCCTCGAACCTGGGCAGTGCCCCCACGGACGTACTGCTCGTCTCGGTCGGTGCGCTCGCCCCGATGTGCCTGGAGATCGCTGACCTGCTGGACAAGCAGGGCATCACCTCGACGGTGGTCGACCCGCGCTGGGTCAAGCCCGTGGACGAGGCCCTGGCCCCGCTGGCCGACCGCCACCGCGTCGTCGTGACCGTCGAGGACAACGGCCGCGCCGGCGGCGTGGGCTCCGCCGTCTCGCAGGCGCTCCGGGATGCGGGGGTCGACGTACCCCTGCGCGACTTCGGCATCCCGCAGCGCTTCCTCGACCACGCCTCCCGCAAGGAGGTCCTGGCCGAGATCGGGCTGACCGCCCCGGACATCGCCCGGCACGTCACGGGCCTGGTGGCCAAGCTGGACGGCCGCTACGACAGCGAGTCGGCCGCCACCGTCGACTAG
- a CDS encoding ABC transporter permease — MDKGPVAHEHIDPVNPAAAHDAIPAVDPRLLVREEGLAGYWGEFKHKMKAGDLGSLPVVIGLIVIWSIFQGLNSNFLTPENLTNIAITMTGTGMIAIGIIFVLLLGEIDLSVGSVSGVSGAIVAVLAVTHGVNEWLAILAAIVGGALIGSIHGFFFARVGAPAFAVTLSGLLFWLGAMLQILGSNGTINIDSDGVVGQLTTYFFSDVAVAYGLAALAVAGYFLAAFFDARRREAAGMPSRPLTEILLRTGLLAVCTFGPAALFNQYKGLPLAVVLFLLALVVTDFLLRRTTFGRNVFALGGSVEASRRAGIGVTRIRITVFAISSTFAAIGGLFWASKIAAANQSAGAGDLLMNVIAAAVIGGTSLFGGRGRTWNALLGVMVIVSIQYGLALEGIATPVQYMITGAVLLATVVIDSVTRKTQKTAGRA, encoded by the coding sequence CTGGACAAGGGCCCCGTCGCGCACGAGCACATCGACCCGGTCAACCCGGCGGCCGCACACGACGCGATCCCGGCCGTGGACCCCCGCCTGCTCGTCAGGGAGGAGGGGCTCGCCGGCTACTGGGGCGAGTTCAAGCACAAGATGAAAGCCGGCGACCTGGGCTCCCTCCCGGTCGTCATCGGCCTGATCGTCATCTGGTCCATCTTCCAGGGGCTGAACTCCAACTTCCTCACCCCGGAGAACCTCACCAACATCGCGATCACGATGACCGGCACCGGGATGATCGCCATCGGCATCATCTTCGTGCTGCTCCTCGGCGAGATCGACCTCTCGGTCGGCTCGGTGAGCGGTGTGTCGGGCGCGATCGTCGCCGTCCTCGCCGTCACCCACGGCGTGAACGAATGGCTGGCCATCCTCGCCGCCATCGTCGGCGGCGCCCTGATCGGCTCCATCCACGGCTTCTTCTTCGCCAGGGTCGGGGCCCCCGCCTTCGCCGTGACCCTGTCGGGCCTGCTGTTCTGGCTGGGCGCGATGCTGCAGATCCTCGGCAGCAACGGCACGATCAACATCGACTCCGACGGCGTGGTCGGCCAGCTGACCACGTACTTCTTCTCGGACGTGGCCGTCGCCTACGGGCTGGCCGCGCTCGCGGTGGCCGGCTACTTCCTCGCGGCCTTCTTCGACGCCCGGCGTCGTGAGGCCGCCGGGATGCCCTCCCGGCCGCTCACCGAGATCCTGCTGCGCACCGGCCTGCTCGCGGTGTGCACCTTCGGCCCCGCCGCGCTGTTCAACCAGTACAAGGGCCTGCCGCTGGCGGTGGTGCTCTTCCTGCTGGCCCTGGTCGTCACGGACTTCCTGCTGCGCCGTACGACCTTCGGGCGAAACGTTTTCGCGCTGGGCGGCAGCGTCGAGGCCTCCCGCCGTGCGGGCATCGGGGTCACCCGGATCCGGATCACGGTCTTCGCCATCTCCAGCACATTCGCCGCCATCGGCGGCCTGTTCTGGGCCTCCAAGATCGCGGCGGCCAACCAGAGTGCCGGCGCCGGCGACCTGCTGATGAACGTGATCGCGGCGGCCGTCATCGGCGGCACCAGCCTCTTCGGTGGCCGCGGCCGGACCTGGAACGCCCTCCTCGGCGTCATGGTCATCGTCTCGATCCAGTACGGTCTGGCCCTGGAGGGCATCGCGACGCCGGTCCAGTACATGATCACCGGCGCGGTCCTGCTGGCCACCGTGGTGATCGACTCGGTCACCCGCAAGACCCAGAAGACGGCCGGACGCGCCTGA
- a CDS encoding ATP-binding cassette domain-containing protein, whose product MVHVSAAPVLALRGVSKRFGAVQALTDVELEIHSGEVVALVGDNGAGKSTLVKTIAGVHPIDEGVIEWEGRPVAIGKPQDAQNLGIATVYQDLALCDNIDVVGNLFLGRELKRFGVLDEVEMERRARELLTTLSIRIPSVRIPIASLSGGQRQTVAIARSMLGEPQLVILDEPTAALGVEQTAQVLDLVERLRERGHAVILISHNMADVKAVADKVAVLRLGRNNGVFNVADTSQEEIISAITGATDNAVTRRAARTSEAGK is encoded by the coding sequence ATGGTTCATGTGTCCGCTGCGCCCGTGCTGGCGTTGCGAGGGGTCTCGAAGCGGTTCGGTGCCGTTCAGGCCCTCACCGACGTAGAACTCGAGATCCACTCCGGTGAAGTGGTCGCCCTCGTCGGCGACAACGGTGCCGGAAAGTCCACGCTGGTCAAGACGATCGCCGGCGTGCACCCCATCGATGAAGGCGTCATCGAATGGGAGGGGCGCCCGGTCGCCATCGGAAAGCCCCAGGACGCCCAGAACCTGGGCATCGCGACGGTCTACCAGGACCTGGCGCTGTGCGACAACATCGATGTCGTCGGCAACCTCTTCCTCGGCCGCGAGCTCAAGAGGTTCGGCGTCCTGGACGAGGTGGAGATGGAGCGGCGCGCCCGCGAACTCCTGACCACCCTGTCCATCCGGATCCCCAGTGTCCGGATCCCCATCGCCTCGCTGTCGGGCGGTCAGCGCCAGACCGTGGCGATCGCCCGTTCCATGCTGGGCGAGCCCCAGCTCGTCATCCTCGACGAGCCCACCGCGGCCCTCGGCGTCGAGCAGACCGCACAGGTGCTCGACCTCGTGGAGCGGCTGCGCGAGCGCGGCCACGCGGTCATCCTCATCAGCCACAACATGGCCGATGTGAAGGCCGTCGCCGACAAGGTGGCGGTCCTGCGGCTGGGCCGCAACAACGGTGTCTTCAACGTCGCCGACACCTCGCAGGAAGAGATCATCTCCGCCATCACCGGTGCCACGGACAACGCCGTGACCCGCCGGGCGGCCCGCACCTCGGAGGCCGGCAAGTGA
- a CDS encoding sugar ABC transporter substrate-binding protein produces MNTRMRRAAVAVAAGAMAVSLAACGSAKEAGDKAKESSGAAKGDAIKIGLLLPENQTARYEKFDKPLIEKKVAELTGGKGEVVYANAKQDATTQNSQVDTMITNKVDVLIIDAVDSKAIAGSVKKAKDAGIPVVAYDRLAEGPIDAYTSFDNEEVGKVQGKALLEALGDKAKDGQIVMMNGSVTDPNAKLFKSGAHSELDGKVNVGKEYDTVEWKPENANTNMAAALSALGKDKVIGVYSANDGMAGGIITALKAAGVSPLPPVTGQDAELAGVQRIVAGEQFMSVYKPYAPEAEAAAQMAVALAKGGKPEGTTSTVDSPTTKGVPSVLIPVISLTKANIKDTVVKDGVYSVDEICTDKYAAACAAAGLK; encoded by the coding sequence ATGAACACGCGTATGCGCAGAGCCGCCGTAGCCGTTGCCGCCGGCGCCATGGCCGTTTCCCTTGCCGCCTGTGGCAGCGCCAAGGAGGCCGGCGACAAGGCGAAGGAGTCGTCCGGCGCCGCCAAGGGCGACGCGATCAAGATCGGCCTGCTCCTGCCGGAGAACCAGACCGCGCGGTACGAGAAGTTCGACAAGCCGCTGATCGAGAAGAAGGTCGCCGAGCTCACCGGCGGCAAGGGCGAGGTCGTCTACGCCAACGCCAAGCAGGACGCGACCACGCAGAACTCCCAGGTCGACACGATGATCACCAACAAGGTGGACGTCCTGATCATCGACGCGGTGGACTCCAAGGCCATCGCCGGCTCGGTCAAGAAGGCCAAGGACGCGGGCATCCCGGTCGTGGCCTACGACCGCCTGGCCGAGGGCCCGATCGACGCGTACACCTCCTTCGACAACGAAGAGGTCGGCAAGGTCCAGGGCAAGGCCCTGCTTGAGGCGCTGGGCGACAAGGCCAAGGACGGCCAGATCGTCATGATGAACGGTTCGGTCACCGACCCGAACGCCAAGCTCTTCAAGTCCGGCGCGCACTCCGAGCTCGACGGCAAGGTGAACGTCGGCAAGGAGTACGACACCGTCGAGTGGAAGCCGGAGAACGCCAACACCAACATGGCGGCCGCGCTCTCCGCGCTCGGCAAGGACAAGGTCATCGGTGTCTACTCCGCCAATGACGGCATGGCCGGTGGCATCATCACCGCCCTCAAGGCCGCCGGCGTCTCCCCGCTGCCCCCGGTCACCGGCCAGGACGCCGAACTCGCCGGCGTCCAGCGCATCGTCGCGGGCGAGCAGTTCATGAGCGTCTACAAGCCGTACGCCCCCGAGGCCGAGGCCGCCGCCCAGATGGCCGTCGCCCTCGCCAAGGGCGGGAAGCCCGAGGGCACCACGTCCACGGTCGACAGCCCCACCACCAAGGGCGTCCCCTCCGTGCTGATCCCGGTCATCTCGCTGACCAAGGCCAACATCAAGGACACCGTCGTCAAGGACGGCGTCTACTCGGTCGACGAGATCTGCACCGACAAGTACGCGGCGGCCTGCGCCGCCGCCGGCCTGAAGTAG
- a CDS encoding ROK family transcriptional regulator: MQTPGSQSSLHRANLERVVRAVRLAGSLTQAEIARTTGLSAATVSNIVRELKDGGTVEVTDTSAGGRRARSVSLSGDAGIVIGVDFGHTHLRVAVGNLAHQVLAEETEPLDVDASWADGFDRAEALVGRLIEGIGVGLDKVIGVGLGVPGPIDVESGTLGSTAILPGWAGINPRQELSQRLGVPVYVDNDANLGALGELVWGSGRGVKDLAYIKVASGVGAGLVINGQIYRGPGGTAGEIGHITLDESGPVCRCGNRGCLETFAAARYVLPLLQGTHGPELTMERVVELARDGDPGCRRVITDVGRHIGSGVASLCNLLNPSRVVLGGSLAEAGELVLAPIRESVGRYAIPSAARQLSVLTGSLGGRAEVLGALALVLSEMGDSTLLSDHGSGVRAPAVLPSGR; encoded by the coding sequence GTGCAGACTCCCGGATCGCAGTCGTCGCTGCACCGCGCGAATCTCGAACGGGTCGTACGGGCGGTGCGGCTCGCGGGGTCGCTGACCCAGGCGGAGATCGCCCGTACCACCGGACTGTCGGCGGCCACGGTCTCCAACATCGTCCGGGAGCTCAAGGACGGCGGGACCGTCGAGGTCACCGACACCTCGGCCGGAGGTCGGCGGGCACGGAGCGTGTCGCTCAGCGGTGACGCGGGCATCGTGATCGGCGTCGACTTCGGCCACACCCACCTCCGGGTGGCCGTCGGCAACCTCGCCCACCAGGTGCTGGCCGAGGAGACCGAGCCGCTGGACGTGGACGCCTCCTGGGCGGACGGCTTCGACCGGGCGGAAGCACTGGTCGGGCGCCTGATCGAGGGCATCGGGGTCGGGCTGGACAAGGTCATCGGGGTCGGGCTCGGCGTCCCCGGCCCGATCGACGTGGAGTCCGGGACCCTGGGCTCCACCGCGATCCTGCCGGGCTGGGCGGGGATCAATCCGCGCCAGGAGCTCTCGCAGCGCCTCGGAGTGCCCGTCTACGTGGACAACGACGCCAACCTCGGCGCGCTCGGCGAACTCGTTTGGGGCAGTGGCCGCGGGGTGAAGGACCTGGCCTACATCAAGGTGGCCAGCGGCGTCGGCGCCGGCCTGGTGATCAACGGCCAGATCTACCGCGGCCCGGGCGGCACGGCGGGCGAGATCGGGCACATCACGCTGGACGAATCGGGCCCGGTCTGCCGCTGCGGCAACCGCGGCTGCCTGGAGACCTTCGCCGCGGCCCGGTACGTCCTGCCGCTGCTCCAGGGCACGCACGGGCCGGAGTTGACGATGGAGCGGGTGGTCGAGCTGGCCCGCGACGGGGACCCCGGCTGCCGTCGGGTGATCACCGATGTCGGCCGCCACATCGGCAGCGGCGTGGCCAGCCTGTGCAACCTCCTGAACCCCAGCCGGGTGGTGCTGGGCGGCTCGCTGGCGGAGGCGGGTGAACTGGTCCTGGCCCCCATCCGTGAATCAGTGGGGAGGTATGCGATCCCCAGCGCGGCCCGACAGCTGTCGGTGCTGACGGGGTCCCTGGGCGGCCGTGCCGAGGTGCTGGGCGCACTGGCTCTCGTGCTGAGCGAGATGGGCGATTCGACACTTTTGTCAGATCATGGAAGTGGAGTGCGAGCTCCAGCCGTCTTGCCTTCAGGTAGATAA